TTTATCTACTAATGGTCCGCCAGGATAAGGAAGTCCCAGTATTTTTGCACTTTTATCAAATGCTTCTCCTACAGCATCATCTGTAGTTTCGCCAATAATGGTCATGTCAAAAAAACCATCCACTCGCACAATCTGCGTGTGTCCGCCACTTATGGTCAATGCCAAAAAAGGAAAATTAGGTTTGTCAAATCCTTCTTCATCGATAAAATGTGCTAAAATATGGGCATGCATATGATTGACAGAAATCAAAGGAATTTGTAATGCCAAAGCCAATGATTTTGCAAAAGAACTCCCTACAAGAAGCGAGCCCATTAATCCTGGACCTTGTGTAAAGGCAATTGCGGACAACTGTTCTTTTTGTATATTTGCTTTGCGAAGCGCGGCATCAATAACGGGAACAATGTTTTGTTGATGTGCTCTTGAGGCAAGTTCAGGAACAACTCCTCCGTATTGATTATGGATAAGTTGATTGGCAACAACATTTGACAAGACTTTGTCGTTATGTAAAACGGCTGCTGCGGTATCATCACAAGAACTTTCGATAGCAAGAATAAAAACCTCGGGATTTTGCATATAAAGGCACAAATTTTGAATTATATTTGACAATCTGTTTCAACAAACAGAGAAGGGACCAAAATTAAAGAATTTTTATCAAAGGTCTTGCCGTTTCTTTGGGCAAATTAGAATTTCAAAAAATTAAAATAATATTTCAAGTATCAAAAAAATTAAAAAAATAGTATTTCGCTCTCTGCTCGTACTGATCCTGCTTTTGTTGGTTCTTGGGATTACATTAACATTGCCTTTTGTTCAAACTAAGATTGCGCACTATTTCATGCGAAGTATCAACAAGGATTTTGGAACTCATATTACTATAGATGAAGTTGCAATATCTGTTTTTGGAGGGGTAAAATTCAAGAAAGTCTTAATTCTTGATCATCATAATGATACTTTAATTTATTCAAACAGGATTAAAACCAGTATTATAGATGGAACAAAATTGCTGGATGGCGATTTGATTTTTAGTGAGTTGCGTTTAAATGGAATGTTGTTTAATTTAAAGACTTACAAGAACGAAAAACTAACCAATTTAGATGTTTTTATTAATGCGTTTGGAACCAGTAAAAAACCGTCACAGAAGCATTTTCTGTTAACGGCTAAAGATGCATACATTACAAACGGTCATTTTATTTTAACAGATGAAAATCGGGCAGTTCCTAAAGATGTTGATTTCACAAAGCTTAATGCCTATATATCTGACTTTAAATTATATGGTCCTGATGTAAATACAATCATTCATAAAATGTCGTTTCTCGATCACCGAGGTTTGTATGTGAAAAATTTAAGCTCCATATTTAGTTATACCAAAAAGCAAATAAAACTCGATAAATTAGATTTAGTTACCAAAGAATCTAAAATAAAAGGGACAGTTGCTCTAAATTATAAGATTGAAGATTTTGCTGATTTTAATAATAAAGTCAAATTTGATGTAAAGTTAGAGCCGTCAATATTGGCGTCTAATGATATTCGTTGTTTTTATAAAGAATTGGGTAAAAACCAGCTTTTTTATGCCAGAGCAACGATCAAAGGTACTTTGAATAATTTAAATTTGACAAAATTGCGTTTGACCGATTCGAGAAAATCTCAAATAATAGGAGCAATACGGTTCAAAAATCTTTTTCCAAAGAAGGAACAAAAATTCTATATGAATGGAAAATTTGACAAGCTTTCTTCCAGTTATGACAATTTGGTTGTTTTGTTGCCAAATGTTTTGGGTAAAAGACTCCCCGTAGAATTAAAAAAATTAGGCAATTTTAATCTTGTTGGAAATTCTCAAATTACGACAACAGCTATCAATGCGAGTTTTATGATGACGACAGCTTTGGGAAAAGTAGAATCGGATTTAGTCATGGAAAACATTGATTTTATTGATAAAGCTTCTTATGTAGGAAATGTTATTTTGGATGATTTTGATATTGGAACTTTTTTAGACAACAAAGATTTAGGTAAAGTGACTTTAAATCTGGATGTTGACGGAAAAGGATTCACGAAAAAATATTTGAATACCGCCATAAAAGGCGATGTATCAAAGATTGATTATAACAAATATACCTATCATAATGTAGTGCTAAATGGGAATTTTAAATTACCATTATATAAAGGACAAGTTTCTGTAAATGATCCTAATTTAAGTATGACATTTGATGGTTTAGTGGATTTGAGCAAAAAGGATAGTAGATTTGATTTTCATATTAATATAGAAAATGCCGACTTACATCAATTGCGATTTGTAAAAGATACAACTTCACTTTTTAGAGGAGATGTTACGGTTCAAGTATCCGGAAATACGATTGAAAATCTTCAAGGAGATATTTTTATCAATAAAACGACTTATCAAAATACAAAATCTACCTATGTTTTTGATGATTTTGCGATTAATTCAAGTTTTGATAAAAATTGGGTTAGAACTATTACAGTAAATTCACCTGATATCGTTGAGGGGAAAATTGTTGGTAAATTTCAATTTAATCAACTGAATAATTTAATAAAAAACTCATTAGGAAGTCTTTACACTAATTTTAAACCGCATAAAGTTAAAAAAGGACAATTTTTGAAGTTTGATTTTACGATTTACAGCAAAATTGTCGAAATCATGTATCCCGAAATTTCGATTGGTACGAATACAGTTGTAAAAGGAAATTTGAATTCGGACAGCAGTGAATTTAAACTCAATTTTAATTCACCGCAAATTATTGCATCCAAAAATACATTTGACAATATCAGAATTTCTATTGATAATAAAAATCCGCTGTATAATGCATATATAGAATTAGACAGTATAAAAACAAAGTATTATAAAATTCGCGATTTTAGTTTGATTAATGTGACGATGAAAGACACTTTATTCTTTCGTTCAGAATTTAAAGGTGGACAAAAAGGAGAAGATTATTATAATTTAAACTTATACCACACCATAAATGCTGCCAATAATAATGTGGTAGGAATTAGTAAATCTGAAGTGAAATTTAAGGATTATTTGTGGTTTTTGAATGAAAAAGAAGCACCTAATAACCAAATTGTTTTTGATAAAGCATTCAAGAATTTTAAGATTGACGATATTATTCTATCCCATGAAAACCAGCAAATTGAGCTCATGGGAGCCATAAAAGACAGTACGTATAAAGATCTGAAATTAAGTTTTAAAGATGTTGATTTGAATAAAATTACTCCCGAAAACAATAAATTTATCTTCAATGGAAATATTAATGGAGATGTTAATTTTAAACAGAACAAAGCCGTTTTTCAGCCAACAGCCGCTATAGTTATTGATCATTTGAACTTAAATAAAACCGATTTAGGTACTTTGGATTTTCAGATTGAAGGAAATGAAAGTTTGAAGAAATTCACGATTAACTCTTCATTAGATAATGAAAATTTTGAATCTTTTAATGCTGATGGAAGTTTTGAAATCATCAATAAAGAGACTTTTTTGGACTTAAGACTGAAGTTTGATAAATTTAATTTGGCAGTATTAAGCCCGTTGGGAGGAGAAGTACTCTCAAACATCAGAGGTTCTGTTTCCGGGAATTCAACCATTGAAGGAAATCTTAAAAAACCGGATATTAATGGGCGACTTTATGTTGATAATGCAGGAATGAAAATCCCATATCTCAATGTTGATTATGAGTTGAGTGATAAAACCGTTATAGATTTGACAGACGAAAAGTTTCTGTTTAGAAACAATATGCTTACAGATACAAAATACAAGACTAAAGGGATTTTAAACGGAAGTGTTGAGCACAATAATTTTTCAGATTGGAAATTAGATTTAGCAATAACTTCTAAAAGATTTTTGGCATTGGATACAAAAGACAGCGAAGATTCGGCCTATTTTGGTACAGCATTTATTGACGGTATAGCAACTATAAAAGGTCCGACAAATAGCTTATTTATTAAAGTTGCAGCTAAATCAGAGAAAGGTACAGCGGTAAAAATTCCAATTAATAATGCCGAAAGTGTGAGTGATAATAGTTTCATTCATTTTCTTACGGCTAAAGAAAAATATAATTTTAAAAATGGTATTGTAGAGAATACACGAAATTATAACGGACTAGAATTAGAATTTGATTTTGACATTACGCCAGATGCCGAAGTTGAAGTTATTCTGGATCGAAATACGGGTCATGGGATGAAAGGAAAAGGTTTTGGATCTCTTTTATTTAAGATAAATACATTGGGTAAATTTAATATGTGGGGCGATTTCCAGGCATATGAAGGAACATATAATTTTAAATATGGCGGACTTATAGATAAGAAGTTTGCGGTTAAAAAAGGAGGTTCAATTTCATGGGAAGGGAATCCTATGAGAGCGCAATTAAACTTAGAAGCGGTATATAAAACGACGGCAAATCCAGCGGTTCTCTTGGAAAATTCATCATTTAATTCCAAAGTTCCGGTAGAAGTTGTGATTGGTCTTCGTGGGGATTTAACAAGTCCGGAACCTGATTTTAATATTAATTTTCCAACGGTGAGTAATGTATTAAAATCTGAAATTGAATATAAATTGAATGATAAGGATGTAAGGCAAACTCAAGCCTTGTATTTACTTTCTTCTGGCGGTTTTTTGAGTCCGGAAGGAGTGAGCCAATCTGATTTTTCCAGTAATTTATTGTTTGAGACTGCGACGGGTTTATTAGATGATATTATACAATCTGAAGATGATAAATTCAGGGTTGGGATTAATGTTATTGGAGCTGATAAACGATTGGGAAGAGAAACTGATGGTAGATTTGTAGCTACAATTTCATCAAAAATAAATGAAAGGATTACTATAAATGGTAAAGTTGGGGTTCCTTTTGGAGGAATTAATGAGTCTGCGATTGTTGGCGATGTTGAGGTTTTATATAGAGTTAACGAAGACGGGACATTAAATCTGCGTATTTTTAACAAAGAAAATGATATTAATTATATTGGACAGGGAATTGGATATACTCAAGGATTAGGGGTTTCTTATGAAGTAGATTTTGATACTTTCAAAGAATTTGTCAATAAAATATTTAAAAATCATAAATTAGAGAGAGCCACAAAAACGGAAGATAATATCGATCAGGATTCTAATTTATCACCTGATTATATTAATTTCTCCAATTCAAATAAACCAACAAAACAAGCTCCAAAAATAAATCAGGAAGCAGTTATGCCGGAAGAAGATTAGTTTTTTACAGTGGATAATATGTTTTGTTTATTTTGGATAATGATTTGATTTTTAGATTTTTAAATTCAAAAATAGAGGGGTGTTGTTTTCATGTATTAGGTTGTGAAAAAGAGTTCAATCATGACTAATTTCGGCCTTAATTTCGGTCTTTTTTTGAAGAGTTTCAAATCGTTAATTGTCAATTTTTATAGCTTATAAATCATTAATTGTTAAATAATAACCGATTAATTAAATTTTATGGAATAAAACGTGATTTTTTTGGTTTTTTGAAAACTTATTAACGAAAACGTTTGAATTTCAGTAGGCTTACTAATTTATTAAAAACATAGCCTTATAAGTGCTGAATGTTTGTTAAATTTACACTTTAATACTTAAATAATGTCAAAAACAATAAAAAAAATAGGGGTTCTGACATCAGGAGGAGATTCACCTGGGATGAATGCCGCTATACGATCAGTTGTTCGAACATGTGCTTTTCATAATATAGGATGTGTTGGAATTTACAGAGGATACCAAGGAATGATAGAAGGCGACTTCAAAGAAATGGGACCTCGTAGTGTAAACAATATCATAAATAAAGGTGGTACAATTTTAAAGTCAGCTCGTTCTGTAGACTTTAGAACGCCAGAAGGAAGAAAAACAGCACACAAAAATTTAGTTGAGGCAGGAATTGACGGATTAGTAGTAATTGGAGGTGATGGTAGTTTTACCGGAGCTTTATTATTCAATTCAGAGTTTGATTTTCCAGTAATTGGAATTCCAGGAACTATCGATAATGATATTTACGGAACAAGTCATACCTTAGGATACGATACGGCTCTTAATACCGTTGTTGATGTGATTGATAAAATTAGAGATACTGCAAGTTCTCACAATAGATTATTTCTCATTGAAGTAATGGGACGTGATGCAGGACATATTGCATTGAATGCAGGAATAGGTGCCGGAGCTGAAGAAATCTTGATTCCTGAAGAAGATTTAGGATTAGACAGATTATTAGACTCTCTTAAGAAAAGTAAAGCGGCAGGAAAATCATCTAGTATTGTTGTTATTGCAGAAGGAGATAAAATAGGCAAAAGCGTTTTTGAACTTAAAGATTACGTTGAGTCTAATTTTCCTGAATATGACGTGAGAGTTTCTGTTTTAGGCCATATGCAACGTGGAGGTTCACCATCATGTTTTGATAGAGTTTTAGCCAGTAGATTAGGGGTAAAAGCCGTAGAATCTTTGTTAGATGGGAAATCAAATTACATGGTCGGTTTATTATCTGATAAAATCACATTGACACCATTGGAACAAGCTATTAAAGGTCACACTGAAATAGATCAAGAATTATTAAGAGTTTCTGATATCATGTCAATATAAAATAATGTTTTAGTGTTTAAGGTTTGATGTTGTGAAAACCATAAACGATAAACATCCAACTTTAAATAAATTAAATAAAAATTAAAATCAAATTAAAATGTCAAAAGTAAAATTAGGAATAAACGGTTTTGGAAGAATTGGAAGAATTGTTTTCAGAGAATCTTTCAACAGAGATAATGTTGAAGTTGTAGCTATCAACGATTTATTAGATGTAGATCACTTAGCTTACTTATTAAAATATGATTCAGTTCACGGTCGTTTCAATGGAACTGTTGAAGTTATAGATGGAAAACTTTTTGTAAACGGAAAAAACATTCGTATTACTGCTGAAAGAAATCCTGCAGATTTAAAATGGAATGAAGTTGATGTTGATGTAGTTGCTGAATGTACAGGTTTCTTCACAACTATTGAAACTGCAAACGAGCACATCAAAGGTGGAGCAAAAAAAGTGATTATTTCAGCTCCTTCTAATGATGCACCTATGTTTGTAATGGGAGTTAATCATACTGAAGCTAAAGCTTCTGATTTGATTGTTTCTAATGCATCTTGTACTACTAACTGTTTAGCTCCATTAGCTAAAGTTATCAATGATAATTTTGGAATTGTTGAAGCGTTAATGACTACTGTTCACGCAACAACTTCTACTCAAATGACTACTGATGGTCCTTCAAGAAAAGACTGGAGAGGTGGACGTGCTGCTTCATGTAACATCATCCCATCTTCTACAGGTGCTGCTAAAGCGGTAGGGAAAGTTATTCCTTCATTGAACGGAAAATTAACAGGTATGTCAATGCGTGTTCCTACAACTGATGTTTCTGTAGTTGATTTAACTGTAAAAGTTGAAAAAGAAACTACTTACGAAGAAATCATGGCTGTATTGAAAAATGCTTCTGAAACTACAATGAAAGGTATCTTAGGATATACTGAAGATTTAGTTGTTTCTCAAGATTTCGTTTCTGATTCAAGAACATCTATCATTGATGCTAATGCAGGTATTGGTTTGAATTCTACTTTCTTTAAAATCATTTCTTGGTACGATAATGAATATGGATATTCAAGTAAATTGATTGATTTATCTGTTCATATTGCAGGTTTAAAATAATCCATATACATTCTTAAAATCCCGTTATTAAATAAATAACGGGATTTTGTTATTTTAATTATTTTATAAATGTAAAAAACACACTTTTAAAATAAAAGGTTGAGATAACAAGCCTAAACCAAAAAACCGAAAAAAATGAAATTAATAGTTGATAGTGGTTCTACCAAAGCCGATTGGATTGCGATAGATGAAAGTGGAAAAGTTTTATTTACAACTCAAACCTTAGGATTAAATCCGGAGATACTTGAAGGAGATGAGATTATTGATCGACTTAACGATCGTTTTGATATCTTACAAAATAAAAAAAATGCGACTCATTTATTCTTCTATGGTGCTGGTTGTGGAACAGACAGAATGAAAATAGAATTATCTCAAATTTTCCAAACCTATTTTCCTAATGCAATTATTGCAGTGCATGAGGATACTTATGCTGCAGTATACGCAACAACTCCAAAAGGGGAACAAGCAATTGTAAGTATTTTAGGGACGGGATCAAATTGTAGTTTCTTTGATGGTAAAGAATTGCATCAAAAAGTTCAATCTCTAGGATATATCGTTATGGATGATTGTAGCGGAAATGTTTTTGGAAAAGAATTAATCAGAAAGTATTATTTCAACAAAATGCCAAAACATTTGGCTGTTGAATTTGAAAAAGAATACGATTTAGATCCAGACTTTATCAAAAGTAAATTATACAAAGAACCAAACCCTAATGCTTATTTAGCCACTTTTGCTAAGTTTTTAATTCAGCATAAAGAAGATGAATTTTGTAAAAAAATTATTTTCAAAGGCATGAAATCTTTTGTGAAAAACTATATTCGTCAATATGATAATTACAAAGAAGTTCCTGTGCATTTTGTAGGTTCAATCGCTTTTTATTTAAAAGAAGAATTGCAAATTACATTTGATAAATATGAGATGCAATTAGGTAATGTATTAAGAAGACCAATTGACGGACTTATTGCTTATCACGTTGCAAATAAATAATAATTTATGGAAATAGCTATTATTGCTCATGATGGTAAAAAAGTTGATTTAGTCAATTTTTTGATTAAAAATAAAACGCTTTTACAGCAGGAAAAAATAAAGCTTATTGCTACCGGAACTACTGGAGGAAAAGCCGAAGATGCAGGTTTTAAAACAAAAAGAATGCTTTCAGGACCATTAGGAGGCGATGCTCAAATTGCGGGCAGAGTCGCTGAAGGAAAAACTCAGATGGTTTTCTTTTTTAAAGACCCGTTATCAAGTCATCCTCATGAAGCGGATATCAATATGCTAATTCGTGTTTGCGATGTTCATAATGTGCCATTGGCTACTAATGAGGCAACAGCACAATTATTATTGAATGCTATAGCACTGCAATCATAGAGATTTCTATATTTACATTTTTTGGCAAACATGCCACTTGAACCGTTTCACGAGCTGGAGCGGTTTTTTCGTTAAAATAAGTTCCGTAAATTGTATTTATTTTTCCAAAATCAGCCATGTCCATAATAAAAATAGTTGTTTTAACTACATTTTCAAAGGTCATCCCGGCAGCTTCTAGCACTGCTTTCATATTTTGCATAACTTGTTGGGTTTCGGCTTCAATACTGTCTAAAACTAATACTCCTGTAGCTGGATGTATTGCAATCTGACCGGAAGTATACAGTGTATTTCCTTTTAGCACTGCCTGATTGTAAGGACCTATTGGTGCTGGGGCATTTTCGGTAAAAATGATCTTTTTCATGTGTAAATTATCGGTTAGTTGTACTTCGTTTATCCCATTTTATATCGCTTAATACACCGGATTTTATTCCGATGAAAAACCCCCAATTCGCATTGTCTCCAAATGGAGTCCAATTGAAATCCATTCTCCAACTTAACAAATCTCTTTCAAAACGCAATTGGGTAAATGTTACTCCTTTTTGTACAAAATCATAACCGGTGGATACTCCGGCTTTCCATTTTGGTGTTATATCAGCATTGGCAGAAATCATTACCGAGTTACCGATAATTTTCTTTTCTCTATTGTTATTTCCGTAAGTTAGGGAATAGGCAAATGTCATATCCCATGGTAATTTAGAACTGAAAAATTCTGAAATAACATCTTCGCCATCATCTTCAGAATCTCCAAATTGACTTTTACGATTATCACTTAAATCAGTATTTGTTCCAAATAAATCATCCTCACGACCACCATTTCTTTCGCTTTGTGTGTTTTTATCCTCCTTTTTGTCTTTCTCGCTATCTTTGCTTGAAAGAGAATAATTTAATGTCATATTAGCACTAGTCATACGGAACAAACTTCCGCCGTTGTCAATGTTAAACATATTGATTCTTTTTCCAGAATTGTCAATAGCATAAGGGTCTAATGTCGCTCCAAAATTAACATTCATCTTATTATTGAATAATTGGGTTCCACCACTAACTCTCACAGGTGACCAAGCCAGAGCGGTTACTCCATCTGCATCAAGATTATAACCTGTTGAAAGGTTTAAGTTATTCAATAACATTATTTTTTTAGGTTCAACTTTAGTACTGTCTTTATCAGTAACTTTTGCTTCAAAAGTATTGCTTAAATCAAAGCCTAAAGTATTTGAATTTGATATTCCGGGAGCACCAAAAATACCTCCTTCAAATCGAGAATATTGTTTAATCATCGTACCGCTTGCATCGGCAGCGTAAGTGTCATAATATTTCTCAAAACTAGGAGTGTAGCCATAGGAAACTGATGGACGCATGACGTGGCGGATAGATTTTATTTTTTTATCTTCTCCAAAATTAAATGTTCCATAAATAGTTGTTCCTACGCTAGAAGAAAAGGAATAAGTTCTATAAGCATCAAATCCTTTTACATTAGTATCAACCACTTTGCTTAAATCTGAATCATAACTTCTTTTGATTGTTTTGGTATACCAAACTTCTTTATAATTAAAAGAAGAAGAAGCGCTGAAGTATTTAAATATCTTAAAATTAGTACTTAACGGAATTGTATGTTGAAGTCCTATTTTTGCATCATCAAACATTTGAGGCTTAAAGAATAAGGAATCGTTTGTGGTGATGCTGTTTTTTCCGCTTAAATCGTATTGTAAATTTATATTCTTAAAGAAACCTTTTTTAACACCATCTTTCCCTACAAACGGATACACACGGTCAACACTAAATTGTAGCGTTGGCAACGTCATATTAATCTCTTCAGTCTGCGTGTTTTGAGAATGTGTGGCCGTCAATGAAAGTCTTGCCTGAGGAACAATTCTATTAAAAGTTTTGCTGTATGAGACCGAAGAACTTAAGGTATTATTTAAATTGGAACCAATATTATTCTGATTGATGGATTGTTTAAAGTATTTACTGCTTCCAAGATTCACCGATGCTGAAAAACTGGAATTAGGATTTGCTTTTGAATCTTTTTGGTGTGACCATTGAATGTTATAGATTCTTTGTTTCGAATAATCAGGATATCCTCTTTCACTGGAAATTAAGTTTTCAAATCGAATATTAACGTTTCCCCGATAATTATATCTTTTG
This region of Flavobacterium lacustre genomic DNA includes:
- the tsaD gene encoding tRNA (adenosine(37)-N6)-threonylcarbamoyltransferase complex transferase subunit TsaD — translated: MQNPEVFILAIESSCDDTAAAVLHNDKVLSNVVANQLIHNQYGGVVPELASRAHQQNIVPVIDAALRKANIQKEQLSAIAFTQGPGLMGSLLVGSSFAKSLALALQIPLISVNHMHAHILAHFIDEEGFDKPNFPFLALTISGGHTQIVRVDGFFDMTIIGETTDDAVGEAFDKSAKILGLPYPGGPLVDKYAQLGNPKAFTFTKPKVPGLDFSFSGLKTAILYFIQKKKIENPAFIEENLNDICASIQHTIIEILMDKLKLAVKETGIKQIAIGGGVSANSGIRNTLKETENKYGWKTFIPKFEYTTDNAAMIGIVGYQKFLSQKFETSSVVSKARIQF
- a CDS encoding translocation/assembly module TamB domain-containing protein, which codes for MRSINKDFGTHITIDEVAISVFGGVKFKKVLILDHHNDTLIYSNRIKTSIIDGTKLLDGDLIFSELRLNGMLFNLKTYKNEKLTNLDVFINAFGTSKKPSQKHFLLTAKDAYITNGHFILTDENRAVPKDVDFTKLNAYISDFKLYGPDVNTIIHKMSFLDHRGLYVKNLSSIFSYTKKQIKLDKLDLVTKESKIKGTVALNYKIEDFADFNNKVKFDVKLEPSILASNDIRCFYKELGKNQLFYARATIKGTLNNLNLTKLRLTDSRKSQIIGAIRFKNLFPKKEQKFYMNGKFDKLSSSYDNLVVLLPNVLGKRLPVELKKLGNFNLVGNSQITTTAINASFMMTTALGKVESDLVMENIDFIDKASYVGNVILDDFDIGTFLDNKDLGKVTLNLDVDGKGFTKKYLNTAIKGDVSKIDYNKYTYHNVVLNGNFKLPLYKGQVSVNDPNLSMTFDGLVDLSKKDSRFDFHINIENADLHQLRFVKDTTSLFRGDVTVQVSGNTIENLQGDIFINKTTYQNTKSTYVFDDFAINSSFDKNWVRTITVNSPDIVEGKIVGKFQFNQLNNLIKNSLGSLYTNFKPHKVKKGQFLKFDFTIYSKIVEIMYPEISIGTNTVVKGNLNSDSSEFKLNFNSPQIIASKNTFDNIRISIDNKNPLYNAYIELDSIKTKYYKIRDFSLINVTMKDTLFFRSEFKGGQKGEDYYNLNLYHTINAANNNVVGISKSEVKFKDYLWFLNEKEAPNNQIVFDKAFKNFKIDDIILSHENQQIELMGAIKDSTYKDLKLSFKDVDLNKITPENNKFIFNGNINGDVNFKQNKAVFQPTAAIVIDHLNLNKTDLGTLDFQIEGNESLKKFTINSSLDNENFESFNADGSFEIINKETFLDLRLKFDKFNLAVLSPLGGEVLSNIRGSVSGNSTIEGNLKKPDINGRLYVDNAGMKIPYLNVDYELSDKTVIDLTDEKFLFRNNMLTDTKYKTKGILNGSVEHNNFSDWKLDLAITSKRFLALDTKDSEDSAYFGTAFIDGIATIKGPTNSLFIKVAAKSEKGTAVKIPINNAESVSDNSFIHFLTAKEKYNFKNGIVENTRNYNGLELEFDFDITPDAEVEVILDRNTGHGMKGKGFGSLLFKINTLGKFNMWGDFQAYEGTYNFKYGGLIDKKFAVKKGGSISWEGNPMRAQLNLEAVYKTTANPAVLLENSSFNSKVPVEVVIGLRGDLTSPEPDFNINFPTVSNVLKSEIEYKLNDKDVRQTQALYLLSSGGFLSPEGVSQSDFSSNLLFETATGLLDDIIQSEDDKFRVGINVIGADKRLGRETDGRFVATISSKINERITINGKVGVPFGGINESAIVGDVEVLYRVNEDGTLNLRIFNKENDINYIGQGIGYTQGLGVSYEVDFDTFKEFVNKIFKNHKLERATKTEDNIDQDSNLSPDYINFSNSNKPTKQAPKINQEAVMPEED
- the pfkA gene encoding 6-phosphofructokinase, with the translated sequence MSKTIKKIGVLTSGGDSPGMNAAIRSVVRTCAFHNIGCVGIYRGYQGMIEGDFKEMGPRSVNNIINKGGTILKSARSVDFRTPEGRKTAHKNLVEAGIDGLVVIGGDGSFTGALLFNSEFDFPVIGIPGTIDNDIYGTSHTLGYDTALNTVVDVIDKIRDTASSHNRLFLIEVMGRDAGHIALNAGIGAGAEEILIPEEDLGLDRLLDSLKKSKAAGKSSSIVVIAEGDKIGKSVFELKDYVESNFPEYDVRVSVLGHMQRGGSPSCFDRVLASRLGVKAVESLLDGKSNYMVGLLSDKITLTPLEQAIKGHTEIDQELLRVSDIMSI
- the gap gene encoding type I glyceraldehyde-3-phosphate dehydrogenase, which translates into the protein MSKVKLGINGFGRIGRIVFRESFNRDNVEVVAINDLLDVDHLAYLLKYDSVHGRFNGTVEVIDGKLFVNGKNIRITAERNPADLKWNEVDVDVVAECTGFFTTIETANEHIKGGAKKVIISAPSNDAPMFVMGVNHTEAKASDLIVSNASCTTNCLAPLAKVINDNFGIVEALMTTVHATTSTQMTTDGPSRKDWRGGRAASCNIIPSSTGAAKAVGKVIPSLNGKLTGMSMRVPTTDVSVVDLTVKVEKETTYEEIMAVLKNASETTMKGILGYTEDLVVSQDFVSDSRTSIIDANAGIGLNSTFFKIISWYDNEYGYSSKLIDLSVHIAGLK
- a CDS encoding N-acetylglucosamine kinase; its protein translation is MKLIVDSGSTKADWIAIDESGKVLFTTQTLGLNPEILEGDEIIDRLNDRFDILQNKKNATHLFFYGAGCGTDRMKIELSQIFQTYFPNAIIAVHEDTYAAVYATTPKGEQAIVSILGTGSNCSFFDGKELHQKVQSLGYIVMDDCSGNVFGKELIRKYYFNKMPKHLAVEFEKEYDLDPDFIKSKLYKEPNPNAYLATFAKFLIQHKEDEFCKKIIFKGMKSFVKNYIRQYDNYKEVPVHFVGSIAFYLKEELQITFDKYEMQLGNVLRRPIDGLIAYHVANK
- a CDS encoding methylglyoxal synthase, translating into MEIAIIAHDGKKVDLVNFLIKNKTLLQQEKIKLIATGTTGGKAEDAGFKTKRMLSGPLGGDAQIAGRVAEGKTQMVFFFKDPLSSHPHEADINMLIRVCDVHNVPLATNEATAQLLLNAIALQS
- a CDS encoding RidA family protein; amino-acid sequence: MKKIIFTENAPAPIGPYNQAVLKGNTLYTSGQIAIHPATGVLVLDSIEAETQQVMQNMKAVLEAAGMTFENVVKTTIFIMDMADFGKINTIYGTYFNEKTAPARETVQVACLPKNVNIEISMIAVL
- a CDS encoding putative LPS assembly protein LptD — its product is MPIFDKKLYVSLTRQKTSHNFTKIVFKPLRTNLFNIVLLSIFLTLGCGNLYSQDITKKTTTIPARKQIDSSKTVVDSIQKTPDLIKKEADSIKKDSIKPKKAFLDGKVKYKAENYAKIDQKKKLITLYDKAELYYQDIELKSGIIVMDYEKNEVYAGRIKDSTGAYTQFPNFKQGTNVVEPDSIRFNFKTKKALIWNSRSEQGEFKIKASVTKKENDSVYFLKGARFTTSKDIDNPEYYFQTNKVKFIPGKKVVTGLTNMVIADVPTPIALPFAFFPMSKETSVSGILLPSYNDSNTRGFSLQNGGYYFALSDNYDLTVLGDYYTNGSYGMRFESNYAKRYNYRGNVNIRFENLISSERGYPDYSKQRIYNIQWSHQKDSKANPNSSFSASVNLGSSKYFKQSINQNNIGSNLNNTLSSSVSYSKTFNRIVPQARLSLTATHSQNTQTEEINMTLPTLQFSVDRVYPFVGKDGVKKGFFKNINLQYDLSGKNSITTNDSLFFKPQMFDDAKIGLQHTIPLSTNFKIFKYFSASSSFNYKEVWYTKTIKRSYDSDLSKVVDTNVKGFDAYRTYSFSSSVGTTIYGTFNFGEDKKIKSIRHVMRPSVSYGYTPSFEKYYDTYAADASGTMIKQYSRFEGGIFGAPGISNSNTLGFDLSNTFEAKVTDKDSTKVEPKKIMLLNNLNLSTGYNLDADGVTALAWSPVRVSGGTQLFNNKMNVNFGATLDPYAIDNSGKRINMFNIDNGGSLFRMTSANMTLNYSLSSKDSEKDKKEDKNTQSERNGGREDDLFGTNTDLSDNRKSQFGDSEDDGEDVISEFFSSKLPWDMTFAYSLTYGNNNREKKIIGNSVMISANADITPKWKAGVSTGYDFVQKGVTFTQLRFERDLLSWRMDFNWTPFGDNANWGFFIGIKSGVLSDIKWDKRSTTNR